Proteins encoded by one window of Venturia canescens isolate UGA chromosome 2, ASM1945775v1, whole genome shotgun sequence:
- the Oga gene encoding protein O-GlcNAcase isoform X1, with the protein MAESNGATISNTKNGNFICGVVEGFYGRPWTTEQRKDLFQKMKKWGMDSYLYAPKDDYKHRAYWRDLYTVEEAEHLTGLITAAKENGITFYYALSPGLDITYSSIKEVTALKRKLEQVSQFGCTAFALLFDDIEPEMSEADKEVFQSFAHAQVSVTNDIFQHLGQPTFLLCPTQYCSTRAMPNVATSEYLNTLGSKLAQEIDIMWTGPKVISRLLTVESIEEITEVLRRPPVIWDNLHANDYDQKRVFLGPYSGRSPDLIPKLRGVLTNPNCEYGANFVAIHTLAQWSRCNVDGKRDLTLNDTVSADIKLETETEDGVIGEDVPSTLSPNMYHPRHALKNAINDWLPEFSKKRAAWGPIAKPQPCVAPTIPIPIIPSVNTCMSLTTTTSTTVTTAPAPIANSNHLQALAEVCSTVTGTDSFVQPLPGPVMNSLISETKVVSEPVIPIIDTTGNNLVAQAPASTEPMDCNTTPSNSPAHVVKTATEDDAMVENTSTCSGASGSMQVEVDGTSPTINGSRMIVENDNDNHEVSETDTSDTKDENKMLTHEDLSLLCDLFYLPFEHGGQGIQLLQEFNWLKSNASVTIGKANDDNPSSKADIEEWRTRAAKMNDMCAAVNRLFTRLSFCNNRELLYDLYSYVWDMRGVVSLLNSYVKWLAFGRFPATMTTFTQGSYTWFSNGWKETFMSGDQEPWVFRGGLTADLQRLIPVDSGNDLFVYKAPEVPTSKIYTIRPYSPSDEDAVYAVCNRITGVTGTSAVADRLVGGYLTLSPELCMVVEDEDGIVGYAVAALNIKSYNQKMAVSWIPELQLKYPLEEITNDVSPNVQEAIRYFHSFTVDVSEQLCRQHASQIYCSVLPTVTDQSVPKRLITCILAALRANGSFGVHTTMSSMDKENHEFYAKLGFIDFNQGQDETPGVVTMCRSF; encoded by the exons ATGGCGGAGTCGAACGGAGCCACAATATCGAATactaaaaatggaaattttattTGCGGAGTTGTCGAAG GTTTCTATGGACGTCCATGGACCACCGAACAACGAAAAGATTTATTTCAAAA aatgaaaaaatggggaaTGGATTCTTACTTATATGCTCCGAAAGACGACTATAAACACAGAGCCTACTGGCGTGATTTGTACACGGTTGAGGAAGCTGAACACTTGACAGGACTGATTACAGCAGCCAAGGAGAATGGCATAACTTTTTATTATGCCTTATCTCCTGGTCTGGACATAACTTACTCCAGTATCAAAGAGGTCACAGCTCtcaaaagaaaattggagCAAGTCAGTCAATTTGGCTGTACAGCATTTGCTTTACTGTTCGATGACATTGAACCGGAAATGAGCGAAGCTGACAAGGAAGTTTTTCAATCCTTTGCGCATGCTCAG GTTTCCGTTACGAATGACATTTTTCAACACCTCGGGCAGCCAACGTTTCTTCTCTGTCCTACACAGTATTGCTCAACCAGGGCAATGCCGAATGTGGCAACTTCGGAATATTTGAATACTCTTGGTAGCAAATTAGCCCAAGAAATCGATATAATGTGGACTGGACCAAAAGTAATATCGCGATTGTTGACGGTCGAGTCCATCGAAGAAATCACCGAGGTACTGAGACGTCCTCCCGTTATTTGGGATAATTTACATGCCAACGATTACGACCAAAAGCGAGTTTTTCTCGGTCCTTACTCGGGCCGTTCACCAGATTTGATCCCCAAACTTCGGGGCGTTCTAACCAACCCGAATTGCGAATATGGTGCAAATTTCGTCGCGATACATACTCTCGCACAATGGAGCCGCTGCAACGTCGATGGAAAACGTGATTTAACATTGA ATGACACGGTGTCAGCCGACATAAAGCTCGAAACTGAGACGGAAGATGGTGTTATCGGGGAGGATGTTCCTTCGACCCTTTCGCCCAACATGTACCACCCACGCCACGCATTAAAAAACGCAATAAACGATTGGCTACCGGAATTCAGTAAAAAGCGAGCAGCTTGGGGGCCAATAGCGAAACCTCAGCCTTGTGTAGCCCCTACGATACCTATTCCTATTATTCCTTCGGTAAATACCTGTATGAGCCTGACGACAACGACCAGCACAACAGTAACGACAGCACCCGCGCCTATTGCGAATTCAAACCATCTTCAAGCATTGGCAGAAGTGTGCTCCACCGTCACAGGCACTGATAGCTTTGTTCAACCGCTCCCTGGTCCCGTTATGAATTCCCTTATTTCCGAAACTAAGGTCGTTAGCGAACCTGTAATCCCCATTATCGATACAACGGGCAACAATTTAGTGGCTCAAGCACCAGCATCCACCGAGCCAATGGATTGTAACACGACACCAAGCAATTCACCGGCACATGTCGTTAAAACGGCGACCGAGGACGATGCCATGGTTGAAAATACGTCG aCGTGCAGCGGAGCTTCCGGAAGCATGCAAGTGGAAGTCGATGGTACTTCACCGACGATAAATGGGAGCCGGATGATCGTTGAAAACGATAATGATAACCATGAAGTTTCGGAAACAGATACGAGCGATACAAAAGACGAGAATAAAATGCTTACGCACGAAGATCTTTCTCTGCTTTGCGATCTCTTCTATTTGCCTTTTGAGCATGGCGGCCAAGGTATACAATTGCTGCAAGAATTCAATTGGCTGAAAAGTAACGCTAGCGTTACTATCGGTAAAGCCAACGATGATAATCCCAGCAGTAAAGCTGAC atTGAGGAATGGCGCACTCGTGCTGCCAAAATGAACGACATGTGTGCGGCGGTTAACAGACTATTTACGCGTTTGTCATTCTGTAACAACCGTGAATTGTTGTACGATCTTTATTCTTACGTTTGGGATATGCGAGGCGTTGTTTCGCTGTTGAACAGTTATGTCAAATGGCTGG CGTTTGGCAGATTCCCAGCGACGATGACGACTTTTACCCAAGGCAGCTACACAT GGTTCTCAAATGGCTGGAAGGAAACGTTCATGAGTGGAGACCAAGAGCCTTGGGTCTTTCGCGGTGGTCTAACCGCCGATTTGCAG CGTTTGATACCAGTGGACAGCGGTAACGATTTGTTCGTTTACAAAGCTCCTGAAGTTCCAACTAGTAAAATATACACGATACGCCCTTATTCACCAAGCGACGAGGATGCAGTCTACGCCGTTTGTAATCGCATTACTGGCGTTACAGGAACTTCGGCAGTCGCCGACCG tctCGTTGGTGGCTACTTAACGTTGAGTCCTGAACTCTGTATGGTAGTTGAAGACGAAGATGGAATAGTTGGATATGCCGTTGCTGCCTTGAATATCAAGTCTTACAATCAAAAAATGGCTGTCTCATGGATTCCCGAGTTACAATTGAAATATCCATTGGAAGAGATCACTAACGATGTATCACCAAATGTTCAA GAAGCTATACGATACTTTCACTCTTTCACTGTCGATGTGTCGGAACAACTTTGCCGTCAGCATGCTTCGCAGATCTATTGTTCAGTATTACCCACGGTCACGGACCAGTCAGTGCCAAAACGTTTGATCACGTGTATCCTGGCAGCTCTCAGAGCAAACG GTTCGTTCGGTGTACACACAACAATGTCGTCGATGGACAAGGAGAACCACGAATTTTACGCAAAGTTAGGTTTTATCGATTTCAATCAAGGACAAGACGAAACACCGGGAGTCGTGACGATGTGTAGAAGCTTCTAA
- the LOC122405733 gene encoding serine protease persephone-like — MNISIFSYCCALMFLLLGFHTFGYPLEAELYEGSQCPAENGGSGVCRQLPDCSVLLRETINGNRRGKTSDRCGFYGFTEIVCCPENIEKKFNVRPADKACQKIIEFKKELEFAAREIENQTTTRAPRTSTNRTEIKLTPFIWNGTHARNGEFPYAVALGYPNTDGETSDPINYDCGGTLISSKWILTAAHCVNNRHNKIPIKVKMGATDIRDAGFESDLDEIISHPAYKRSQVYNDMALISLKSGGMRSSGNIGPICLQTRSLQPSDITPDTTIVTVGYGDTENDVKSNKLLKSANLSLVDTEMCNSSHKISRSLSRGIDDTLICAVDRDTTRRSDACHGDSGGPLVMISGKVHTLIGVTAFGNGCGNADPGAYTSVHAYLDWIESIVWPHRGRS; from the exons atgaatatttctattttttcttactGCTGCGCTTTGATGTTTCTTTTACTGGGATTCCATACATTCGGATATCCTTTGGAAGCAGAACTTTAtg AAGGAAGTCAATGTCCGGCGGAGAACGGAGGCTCTGGGGTTTGCAGACAATTGCCAGATTGTTCAGTGCTACTACGAGAGACGATAAACGGTAACAGAAGAGGAAAAACTTCGGACCGATGTGGCTTCTATGGTTTTACGGAAATCGTCTGCTGTCCGGAGAATATCGAGAAGAAATTTAACGTTCGACCTGCAGATAAGG CAtgtcaaaaaatcattgaattcaAGAAAGAACTCGAGTTTGCTGCCCGAGAAATAGAGAATCAAACTACAACGAGAGCTCCTCGGACTTCGACCAATCGTACTGAAATAAAACTAACCCCGTTCATTTGGAATGGCACACATGCCCGGAACGGTGAATTTCCCTATGCAGTAGCTCTCGGTTATCCAAACACGGATGGAGAAACGTCGGACCCAATAAATTATGATTGCGGTGGTACACTGATCTCTTCAAAATGGATTCTCACCGCCGCCCATTGTGTTAATAACAGGCACAATAAAATTCCTATTAAG GTTAAAATGGGAGCCACCGATATTCGTGACGCGGGATTCGAATCTGATCTCGATGAGATCATATCACACCCAGCTTACAAAAGGAGTCAAGTTTACAATGACATGGCCCTCATTTCTCTCAAGTCCGGAGGAATGAGAAGTAGTGGTAATATCGGACCGATTTGTTTGCAAACAAGATCTCTGCAACCGTCCGATATTACGCCGGACACGACGATCGTGACTGTTGGTTATGGTGACACGGAAAACGACGTCAAGTCCAACAAATTGTTGAAATCGGCGAATCTCAG TCTTGTTGATACAGAAATGTGCAACAGTTCGCACAAGATTTCGCGCAGCCTCTCACGCGGAATCGACGACACTCTCATCTGCGCTGTGGACCGTGATACTACGAGAAGATCGGATGCTTGTCACGGCGACAGCGGAGGCCCACTGGTCATGATATCCGGCAAGGTTCATACGCTTATCGGTGTTACAGCGTTTGGTAATGGTTGCGGTAATGCAGATCCCGGTGCTTACACTTCCGTTCACGCTTATCTCGATTGGATTGAGTCAATAGTCTGGCCTCACCGGGGAAGGTCATGA
- the Oga gene encoding protein O-GlcNAcase isoform X2: MAESNGATISNTKNGNFICGVVEGFYGRPWTTEQRKDLFQKMKKWGMDSYLYAPKDDYKHRAYWRDLYTVEEAEHLTGLITAAKENGITFYYALSPGLDITYSSIKEVTALKRKLEQVSQFGCTAFALLFDDIEPEMSEADKEVFQSFAHAQVSVTNDIFQHLGQPTFLLCPTQYCSTRAMPNVATSEYLNTLGSKLAQEIDIMWTGPKVISRLLTVESIEEITEVLRRPPVIWDNLHANDYDQKRVFLGPYSGRSPDLIPKLRGVLTNPNCEYGANFVAIHTLAQWSRCNVDGKRDLTLNDTVSADIKLETETEDGVIGEDVPSTLSPNMYHPRHALKNAINDWLPEFSKKRAAWGPIAKPQPCVAPTIPIPIIPSVNTCMSLTTTTSTTVTTAPAPIANSNHLQALAEVCSTVTGTDSFVQPLPGPVMNSLISETKVVSEPVIPIIDTTGNNLVAQAPASTEPMDCNTTPSNSPAHVVKTATEDDAMVENTSTCSGASGSMQVEVDGTSPTINGSRMIVENDNDNHEVSETDTSDTKDENKMLTHEDLSLLCDLFYLPFEHGGQGIQLLQEFNWLKSNASVTIGKANDDNPSSKADIEEWRTRAAKMNDMCAAVNRLFTRLSFCNNRELLYDLYSYVWDMRGVVSLLNSYVKWLGFSNGWKETFMSGDQEPWVFRGGLTADLQRLIPVDSGNDLFVYKAPEVPTSKIYTIRPYSPSDEDAVYAVCNRITGVTGTSAVADRLVGGYLTLSPELCMVVEDEDGIVGYAVAALNIKSYNQKMAVSWIPELQLKYPLEEITNDVSPNVQEAIRYFHSFTVDVSEQLCRQHASQIYCSVLPTVTDQSVPKRLITCILAALRANGSFGVHTTMSSMDKENHEFYAKLGFIDFNQGQDETPGVVTMCRSF; the protein is encoded by the exons ATGGCGGAGTCGAACGGAGCCACAATATCGAATactaaaaatggaaattttattTGCGGAGTTGTCGAAG GTTTCTATGGACGTCCATGGACCACCGAACAACGAAAAGATTTATTTCAAAA aatgaaaaaatggggaaTGGATTCTTACTTATATGCTCCGAAAGACGACTATAAACACAGAGCCTACTGGCGTGATTTGTACACGGTTGAGGAAGCTGAACACTTGACAGGACTGATTACAGCAGCCAAGGAGAATGGCATAACTTTTTATTATGCCTTATCTCCTGGTCTGGACATAACTTACTCCAGTATCAAAGAGGTCACAGCTCtcaaaagaaaattggagCAAGTCAGTCAATTTGGCTGTACAGCATTTGCTTTACTGTTCGATGACATTGAACCGGAAATGAGCGAAGCTGACAAGGAAGTTTTTCAATCCTTTGCGCATGCTCAG GTTTCCGTTACGAATGACATTTTTCAACACCTCGGGCAGCCAACGTTTCTTCTCTGTCCTACACAGTATTGCTCAACCAGGGCAATGCCGAATGTGGCAACTTCGGAATATTTGAATACTCTTGGTAGCAAATTAGCCCAAGAAATCGATATAATGTGGACTGGACCAAAAGTAATATCGCGATTGTTGACGGTCGAGTCCATCGAAGAAATCACCGAGGTACTGAGACGTCCTCCCGTTATTTGGGATAATTTACATGCCAACGATTACGACCAAAAGCGAGTTTTTCTCGGTCCTTACTCGGGCCGTTCACCAGATTTGATCCCCAAACTTCGGGGCGTTCTAACCAACCCGAATTGCGAATATGGTGCAAATTTCGTCGCGATACATACTCTCGCACAATGGAGCCGCTGCAACGTCGATGGAAAACGTGATTTAACATTGA ATGACACGGTGTCAGCCGACATAAAGCTCGAAACTGAGACGGAAGATGGTGTTATCGGGGAGGATGTTCCTTCGACCCTTTCGCCCAACATGTACCACCCACGCCACGCATTAAAAAACGCAATAAACGATTGGCTACCGGAATTCAGTAAAAAGCGAGCAGCTTGGGGGCCAATAGCGAAACCTCAGCCTTGTGTAGCCCCTACGATACCTATTCCTATTATTCCTTCGGTAAATACCTGTATGAGCCTGACGACAACGACCAGCACAACAGTAACGACAGCACCCGCGCCTATTGCGAATTCAAACCATCTTCAAGCATTGGCAGAAGTGTGCTCCACCGTCACAGGCACTGATAGCTTTGTTCAACCGCTCCCTGGTCCCGTTATGAATTCCCTTATTTCCGAAACTAAGGTCGTTAGCGAACCTGTAATCCCCATTATCGATACAACGGGCAACAATTTAGTGGCTCAAGCACCAGCATCCACCGAGCCAATGGATTGTAACACGACACCAAGCAATTCACCGGCACATGTCGTTAAAACGGCGACCGAGGACGATGCCATGGTTGAAAATACGTCG aCGTGCAGCGGAGCTTCCGGAAGCATGCAAGTGGAAGTCGATGGTACTTCACCGACGATAAATGGGAGCCGGATGATCGTTGAAAACGATAATGATAACCATGAAGTTTCGGAAACAGATACGAGCGATACAAAAGACGAGAATAAAATGCTTACGCACGAAGATCTTTCTCTGCTTTGCGATCTCTTCTATTTGCCTTTTGAGCATGGCGGCCAAGGTATACAATTGCTGCAAGAATTCAATTGGCTGAAAAGTAACGCTAGCGTTACTATCGGTAAAGCCAACGATGATAATCCCAGCAGTAAAGCTGAC atTGAGGAATGGCGCACTCGTGCTGCCAAAATGAACGACATGTGTGCGGCGGTTAACAGACTATTTACGCGTTTGTCATTCTGTAACAACCGTGAATTGTTGTACGATCTTTATTCTTACGTTTGGGATATGCGAGGCGTTGTTTCGCTGTTGAACAGTTATGTCAAATGGCTGG GGTTCTCAAATGGCTGGAAGGAAACGTTCATGAGTGGAGACCAAGAGCCTTGGGTCTTTCGCGGTGGTCTAACCGCCGATTTGCAG CGTTTGATACCAGTGGACAGCGGTAACGATTTGTTCGTTTACAAAGCTCCTGAAGTTCCAACTAGTAAAATATACACGATACGCCCTTATTCACCAAGCGACGAGGATGCAGTCTACGCCGTTTGTAATCGCATTACTGGCGTTACAGGAACTTCGGCAGTCGCCGACCG tctCGTTGGTGGCTACTTAACGTTGAGTCCTGAACTCTGTATGGTAGTTGAAGACGAAGATGGAATAGTTGGATATGCCGTTGCTGCCTTGAATATCAAGTCTTACAATCAAAAAATGGCTGTCTCATGGATTCCCGAGTTACAATTGAAATATCCATTGGAAGAGATCACTAACGATGTATCACCAAATGTTCAA GAAGCTATACGATACTTTCACTCTTTCACTGTCGATGTGTCGGAACAACTTTGCCGTCAGCATGCTTCGCAGATCTATTGTTCAGTATTACCCACGGTCACGGACCAGTCAGTGCCAAAACGTTTGATCACGTGTATCCTGGCAGCTCTCAGAGCAAACG GTTCGTTCGGTGTACACACAACAATGTCGTCGATGGACAAGGAGAACCACGAATTTTACGCAAAGTTAGGTTTTATCGATTTCAATCAAGGACAAGACGAAACACCGGGAGTCGTGACGATGTGTAGAAGCTTCTAA